The Armatimonadia bacterium genome contains a region encoding:
- a CDS encoding PIG-L family deacetylase, giving the protein MPRRRWLYWLIPVVLVMLLGEAGRRLALSHSLYELNRHSEPPLELMQEPRAGERILIFAPHPDDETLSCAGLIQRSLLTKAQVHIALMTNGEYPEMSVVLFEEALRPSSAAFVRLGYRRQQETLKAMEYLGLPESAVTFLGYPNNYLNQMWLPNHWSREYPVRSVRTRTTRSPYTNTFSRSTPYAGECALADIKTLLKRLQPDAVITLHPNDIHVDHWPTYAFVRYALEELTLEGESFAGRCRTYSYLIHRPHWPTPRRYRPWLALEPPARLASGSDTRWLAFPLTLGQTIDKRKAILSYRTQGGGIDPLLTSFARANELFGEVGVRTWPGRRFVPPQVVINDPIADTDSSARYPRADLRIVTVSRANRHLIVDLITRRKPSRSYGYHLSINFGGTSAKSRVAAAYDWQGDSLRGVLFRNGDLTEVPPEACQVAYTSTGVALIAPWPAVDDGPGFFMIRAWSTRGKRVVDQTTLATYRITQP; this is encoded by the coding sequence ATGCCTAGGCGTCGCTGGCTATACTGGCTGATCCCGGTGGTCCTTGTCATGCTCCTCGGCGAGGCAGGGCGCCGTCTGGCCCTGTCTCATTCCCTCTACGAGCTGAACCGGCACTCGGAGCCCCCGCTGGAGCTGATGCAGGAGCCCCGGGCGGGCGAACGGATCCTCATCTTCGCTCCCCATCCCGACGACGAGACCCTCAGTTGCGCCGGGCTGATCCAGCGTTCCCTGCTGACGAAGGCGCAAGTGCACATCGCCCTGATGACCAACGGTGAGTACCCCGAAATGTCCGTGGTGCTCTTCGAGGAGGCCTTGCGGCCAAGCTCTGCCGCTTTCGTCCGCCTGGGCTATCGGCGTCAGCAGGAAACACTGAAGGCGATGGAGTACCTGGGGCTGCCCGAGTCCGCCGTCACCTTCCTGGGCTATCCCAACAACTACCTCAACCAGATGTGGCTTCCCAACCACTGGTCCCGGGAGTACCCCGTGCGATCAGTGAGAACGCGGACCACACGCTCACCCTACACCAACACGTTCTCCCGTAGCACGCCCTACGCCGGGGAGTGCGCCCTTGCCGACATCAAGACGCTGCTGAAGCGTCTGCAGCCTGACGCCGTCATCACGCTCCACCCCAACGACATACACGTCGACCATTGGCCAACCTACGCCTTCGTCCGCTACGCCCTGGAGGAGCTGACACTGGAGGGCGAGAGCTTTGCCGGCCGCTGTCGCACCTACAGCTACCTCATCCATCGTCCTCATTGGCCGACGCCGAGGCGCTACCGGCCCTGGCTTGCCCTGGAACCGCCTGCGCGCCTGGCCTCCGGCAGCGACACCCGGTGGCTTGCCTTCCCGCTCACACTGGGGCAGACCATCGACAAGCGCAAGGCCATCCTGTCCTACCGTACGCAGGGCGGAGGCATCGACCCACTGCTGACCTCCTTCGCCCGCGCAAACGAGCTCTTTGGCGAGGTCGGGGTCCGCACCTGGCCCGGTCGACGCTTCGTCCCGCCGCAGGTCGTGATCAACGATCCCATCGCAGACACAGACTCCTCGGCCAGGTACCCCAGGGCCGACCTGCGCATTGTCACCGTGTCGCGGGCGAACCGTCACCTCATCGTGGATCTCATCACACGGCGGAAGCCCTCGCGGTCCTACGGCTACCACTTGTCAATCAACTTCGGTGGTACGAGCGCCAAGAGCCGGGTGGCCGCAGCCTACGACTGGCAGGGAGACAGCCTGCGCGGCGTTCTGTTTCGCAACGGCGACCTCACCGAGGTGCCGCCCGAAGCCTGCCAGGTCGCCTACACTTCCACCGGCGTCGCTCTGATTGCCCCCTGGCCGGCCGTCGACGACGGTCCGGGCTTCTTCATGATCCGCGCCTGGTCCACCCGCGGCAAGCGTGTGGTTGACCAGACCACCCTCGCCACCTACCGCATCACCCAGCCCTAG
- a CDS encoding glycoside hydrolase family 38 C-terminal domain-containing protein, with protein MTEKQQHDLSRYTVHMIGNAHIDPVWQWRWEEGRQEVLDTCRAAIDRILDTPGFIFCRSSAASYAWIEETDPELFAEIKRWIARGRWCVVNGWWEQPDCNVPGGEALVRQGLYGQRYFHSRFGVMARTGWNVDTFGHAATLPQILRKQRMGSYCFFRPDPGEKQLPSALFWWQSPDGSRVLAARAPGHYCTWADEIGQRILDAVSQTPKGLQDVLCFYGVGNHGGGPTKANIASILQVQADPKGPDAIFSTPDLYFEKVAERADKLPTVAEELQYHSRGCYTAVSAIKQHNRLSENLLLQAEKLAVLANQLTDLQYPAESLQAAWKRVLFNQFHDILAGTSIRPACDDAIEDYREAETTATRIARGAMTRVSAAINTAGQGRPLVVYNTLSWRRTEVVETEVTWPNQDDRVRMVDDAGEPIPFQILHSTISGRGMTLGVAFLAEVPACGYRTYRMVPATTEAETPETNCPFSFGTSYLQTPLYRVEFDAESGYLTRLLDRRTGKDLLAGPANVPVVIDDPSDTWSHGVPAFREEIGRFRAVRPPEIVEAGPVRARMIVEMAHGDSRLRQDIRFYAAVPRIDVRLWVDYHGHHEFLKLDFPTRLAEPEATYEVPYGYVTRQPTGNEEPAQRWADVSGRLAEDVQAGLAILNDAKYGYDVCEGQLRLSVLRTPIYCFHDPAKVDPRRRYEFTDQGVQEFTYALLPHAGDWREGDVVRQGQQLNHPCLLREEPAHCGTLPPAASLAEIEAPNVILEVLKQQEDGRGWCLRAYETTGAETETSMRFGPDAVYPLHFGPCEIKTLVLQDRKLVETDMLEWTES; from the coding sequence ATGACGGAAAAGCAACAGCATGACTTGTCGCGCTACACGGTACACATGATCGGCAACGCCCACATCGACCCGGTTTGGCAATGGCGATGGGAGGAAGGACGCCAGGAGGTCCTCGACACCTGCCGGGCTGCCATCGACCGCATCCTCGACACCCCGGGCTTCATCTTCTGCCGCAGTAGCGCTGCCTCCTACGCCTGGATCGAGGAGACCGACCCAGAGCTCTTCGCCGAGATCAAGCGCTGGATAGCCAGGGGACGCTGGTGTGTGGTGAACGGCTGGTGGGAGCAGCCGGACTGCAACGTGCCTGGTGGCGAAGCCCTCGTTCGTCAGGGCCTCTACGGACAACGCTACTTCCACTCACGCTTCGGTGTCATGGCCCGGACCGGCTGGAACGTCGACACCTTCGGCCACGCTGCTACGCTGCCCCAGATCCTCCGCAAGCAACGCATGGGCTCCTACTGCTTCTTCCGCCCCGATCCCGGCGAGAAGCAGCTACCCTCTGCTCTTTTCTGGTGGCAGTCTCCCGACGGTAGCCGGGTCCTTGCCGCACGAGCGCCAGGACATTACTGTACATGGGCGGACGAGATCGGGCAACGGATTCTTGACGCCGTCTCCCAGACTCCGAAGGGTCTGCAGGACGTCCTGTGCTTCTATGGTGTCGGCAACCATGGCGGCGGTCCCACCAAGGCCAACATCGCCAGCATCCTGCAGGTGCAGGCCGACCCCAAGGGTCCCGACGCGATCTTCAGCACACCGGACCTGTACTTCGAGAAGGTCGCGGAGCGCGCTGACAAGTTGCCGACTGTCGCCGAGGAACTGCAGTACCACTCCCGCGGCTGCTACACCGCAGTCTCCGCCATCAAGCAACACAACCGTCTCAGCGAGAACCTGCTCCTGCAGGCTGAGAAGCTCGCGGTCCTGGCGAACCAGCTCACCGATCTCCAGTACCCGGCCGAGTCACTGCAGGCGGCCTGGAAACGTGTGCTCTTCAACCAGTTCCACGACATCCTCGCCGGAACCAGCATCCGGCCTGCCTGTGATGATGCGATCGAAGACTACCGCGAAGCCGAGACCACGGCAACCAGGATCGCCCGCGGCGCCATGACACGGGTCTCGGCAGCCATCAACACCGCCGGTCAGGGACGTCCTCTTGTTGTTTACAATACCCTTTCCTGGCGCCGAACGGAAGTGGTCGAGACCGAAGTGACCTGGCCGAATCAGGACGACCGCGTCCGTATGGTCGACGACGCCGGGGAGCCGATTCCCTTCCAGATCCTCCACAGCACCATCAGCGGACGCGGCATGACCCTCGGTGTGGCCTTCCTGGCTGAGGTGCCGGCCTGCGGCTATCGCACCTACCGCATGGTGCCGGCCACGACGGAGGCCGAGACGCCCGAGACGAACTGCCCCTTCAGCTTCGGGACTAGCTACCTGCAGACCCCGCTGTACCGCGTGGAGTTCGACGCGGAGAGCGGCTACCTGACGCGCCTGCTCGACCGACGTACCGGGAAGGACCTCCTGGCGGGTCCGGCAAACGTGCCGGTGGTCATCGACGACCCCTCAGACACCTGGAGCCACGGTGTGCCCGCCTTCCGCGAGGAGATTGGGCGCTTCCGGGCAGTCAGGCCGCCGGAGATCGTCGAGGCCGGTCCCGTGCGGGCACGCATGATCGTGGAGATGGCCCACGGCGACTCGCGATTGCGTCAGGATATCCGATTCTATGCCGCCGTGCCGCGGATCGACGTGCGGCTCTGGGTCGACTACCACGGACACCACGAGTTCCTGAAGCTCGACTTCCCCACTCGCCTTGCGGAGCCCGAGGCGACCTACGAGGTGCCCTACGGCTACGTGACCCGTCAGCCCACGGGCAACGAGGAGCCTGCCCAGCGCTGGGCCGACGTCAGTGGAAGGCTGGCTGAGGACGTGCAGGCCGGGCTCGCCATCCTCAACGACGCGAAGTATGGCTATGACGTCTGCGAGGGGCAGCTGCGGCTCAGCGTTCTGCGTACGCCGATCTACTGCTTCCACGACCCGGCCAAGGTCGACCCGCGCCGCCGCTACGAGTTCACCGACCAGGGCGTCCAGGAGTTCACCTACGCGCTCCTGCCGCATGCCGGTGACTGGCGTGAAGGCGACGTCGTCCGCCAGGGTCAGCAGTTGAACCACCCGTGCCTGCTGCGCGAGGAGCCGGCCCATTGCGGAACCTTGCCACCCGCCGCCTCACTGGCCGAGATCGAGGCGCCGAACGTGATCCTCGAAGTCCTCAAGCAGCAGGAGGATGGTCGAGGCTGGTGCCTGCGGGCCTACGAGACCACCGGCGCCGAGACCGAGACCAGCATGCGCTTCGGCCCCGATGCGGTCTACCCGCTGCACTTCGGCCCCTGTGAGATCAAGACCCTGGTGCTGCAAGACCGCAAGCTCGTGGAAACCGACATGCTGGAGTGGACAGAGAGCTGA
- a CDS encoding polysaccharide deacetylase family protein: MNCELRPSLPAITCSALSLPRKRGLGLLLFLAASMLWVLPGCYHTGARGADSHPGPAAPGEASPAPTAAEPPTPSVLENSLEPAASGPAVEAPVRRAPQVAKVVHGPRSRHWVALTIDDGPHPGYTPRLLATLKHYKVKATFFVVGEMADRYPELVQQEIADGHSIGTHTYTHANLRTLSEKQVQNEIREGGASVKRFTGSTPTILRPPFGFYNTYVAHAANALGYTVVLWSLHSGDSQGLKPDRIMERIHGVKDGDLILMHDGYGYTPRVLPRVLEYLKSRGFEFVTVPEMLQQMPPDASKPKVSPRSALSSLSTPACRFPRACGLAAPGS; this comes from the coding sequence ATGAACTGTGAGTTGCGACCTTCGCTGCCTGCCATCACCTGCAGCGCCCTTAGTCTACCTCGTAAACGCGGCCTGGGACTGCTACTGTTCCTGGCGGCCTCGATGCTGTGGGTGCTCCCTGGATGCTACCATACCGGGGCTCGTGGTGCCGACTCCCATCCTGGGCCTGCGGCACCGGGTGAGGCCAGTCCCGCACCGACGGCAGCGGAGCCGCCGACCCCTTCGGTACTGGAGAACTCGCTTGAGCCTGCCGCCTCGGGGCCGGCAGTTGAGGCACCGGTGCGACGAGCACCGCAAGTGGCGAAGGTGGTCCACGGTCCCCGCAGTCGGCACTGGGTCGCGCTCACCATCGACGACGGCCCGCATCCGGGGTACACACCCCGACTGCTGGCGACCCTCAAGCACTACAAGGTGAAGGCCACGTTCTTCGTGGTCGGCGAGATGGCAGACCGCTATCCTGAGTTGGTGCAGCAGGAGATTGCGGACGGGCACAGTATCGGCACCCACACCTACACTCATGCTAACCTGCGCACGCTGAGCGAGAAGCAAGTGCAGAACGAGATCCGGGAAGGTGGGGCCTCGGTGAAGCGGTTCACCGGGTCGACCCCGACGATCCTGCGCCCGCCCTTCGGGTTCTACAACACCTACGTGGCCCATGCAGCCAACGCGCTTGGGTACACCGTCGTCCTGTGGAGCCTGCACTCCGGAGACAGCCAGGGCCTCAAGCCCGACCGGATCATGGAGCGGATTCACGGCGTGAAGGATGGTGACCTCATCCTCATGCACGACGGCTATGGCTACACGCCGAGGGTCCTGCCGCGAGTGCTTGAGTACCTCAAGAGCCGTGGCTTCGAGTTCGTCACCGTGCCTGAGATGTTGCAGCAGATGCCGCCTGATGCCTCCAAGCCGAAGGTGAGTCCCCGGAGTGCCCTCAGCTCTCTGTCCACTCCAGCATGTCGGTTTCCACGAGCTTGCGGTCTTGCAGCACCAGGGTCTTGA
- a CDS encoding sigma-70 family RNA polymerase sigma factor: MAQELSPRDVRRAQQGDQAACELVTQHCRGIFERALSKRGVPPEAREEILQETLLVILRQLAGFQWRARFETWALAVLFKTQMRFHQQEATRSQRYTLESEMGAEEDPEAFERVGGANGSTGNPERLTLQSMLRQALADCLQPVALEMREVWVRHRFHGQQHNEIAEALHLSINTVGTRVYRTDRKLRDCLEKKGFTADTLGVGS; the protein is encoded by the coding sequence ATGGCCCAGGAGCTCAGCCCACGAGACGTCCGGAGAGCCCAGCAGGGCGACCAGGCCGCCTGCGAGCTGGTCACCCAGCACTGCCGGGGCATCTTCGAGCGCGCACTCTCAAAGCGAGGCGTGCCGCCCGAGGCCCGCGAGGAGATCCTTCAGGAAACGCTCCTCGTCATCCTCCGACAGCTTGCCGGGTTCCAGTGGCGAGCGCGTTTCGAGACCTGGGCGTTGGCGGTTCTCTTCAAGACCCAGATGCGGTTCCACCAGCAGGAGGCGACACGCAGTCAGCGCTACACCCTCGAGAGCGAGATGGGTGCCGAGGAGGACCCGGAGGCCTTCGAGCGGGTCGGCGGAGCCAACGGATCGACCGGCAATCCTGAGCGCCTCACCTTGCAGTCGATGCTCAGACAGGCTCTAGCCGACTGCCTCCAGCCGGTCGCTCTCGAGATGCGCGAAGTCTGGGTCAGGCATCGCTTCCACGGTCAGCAGCACAACGAGATCGCCGAAGCGCTCCACCTGAGCATCAACACCGTGGGCACGCGCGTGTACCGGACCGACCGAAAGCTGCGGGACTGTCTGGAGAAGAAGGGCTTCACCGCCGACACCCTTGGGGTCGGGAGCTGA
- a CDS encoding M48 family metalloprotease codes for MRRLAQMALALSLLATVVTATFAETTHPVSWWQARAEEAFARLWSATEAPAWLAGRPTVTIRPDDDPNAASRILGGTPDHLEIGISVNLGLIDKAADDSVDALACILAHELAHVVLGHHLQESRDRLRALQQEDVVLELATSREMEIEADALGAKLAASAGYDPGGTVLAFSHLRERLGDNSFWEALGGDHPTYTERLAALDKISAELWQAALDFEVGVDLLRAGNYPCAEQCFRGALETFPKSPEVHCNLGYCLLLQYYRELPGDYWERCDLGQPVPIGYATFLPVEPRRAGLTPEQLAALRRKWEEAVGHLKEALTLQTEYPLAMGNLAYAYLIAPDGPLAAIAKETMAAVPLERHAEDTRWAMANNMALALKLLGQPDKALELLRLAPELVSSDAPAALAKSPTINLALLLAGQGTEAERQQAAGELETALRELPYPSAQWQYTYPRYLSLCRSLGREPRPESKLLAPRPREVSVHFLCREAALYLGTSLQAVVRRLGSPEAVVPFGGKSGPAAAGASAPLASWRYLSDGLELTFFHQSLIRARLTGSSTAVAVVSVDGAETGRLRLGDPVASLDKLLPTFDATVRLGDGRPYRYYSGARLAVLVDAGKIKALALTQGPIS; via the coding sequence ATGCGCCGCCTGGCACAGATGGCTTTGGCTCTGTCCCTGCTCGCAACCGTCGTCACGGCCACCTTCGCCGAGACCACGCACCCGGTCTCGTGGTGGCAGGCTCGTGCGGAGGAGGCCTTCGCTCGGCTGTGGTCCGCTACGGAGGCACCTGCCTGGCTTGCCGGACGGCCCACGGTGACCATCCGTCCCGATGACGACCCGAACGCTGCTTCTCGCATACTGGGTGGTACGCCGGATCACCTGGAGATTGGCATCTCGGTGAACCTCGGCCTGATAGACAAGGCTGCCGATGACAGCGTCGATGCCCTGGCCTGTATCCTGGCCCACGAGCTGGCCCATGTGGTTCTCGGACACCACCTGCAGGAGTCCCGCGACCGTCTCCGCGCTCTCCAGCAGGAGGATGTCGTCTTGGAGCTGGCCACCTCGCGGGAGATGGAGATCGAGGCCGATGCTCTCGGGGCCAAGCTCGCTGCCAGTGCCGGCTATGACCCCGGCGGCACGGTCCTGGCCTTCTCTCACCTGCGCGAGCGTCTTGGCGACAACAGCTTCTGGGAAGCCCTCGGCGGCGACCATCCCACCTACACCGAGCGTCTCGCCGCCCTTGACAAGATCAGCGCAGAGCTCTGGCAGGCGGCCCTTGACTTCGAGGTCGGCGTGGACCTGCTTCGCGCCGGCAACTACCCCTGTGCCGAGCAGTGCTTCCGTGGCGCTCTCGAGACCTTCCCCAAGTCGCCCGAGGTCCACTGCAATCTTGGCTACTGCCTGCTGCTGCAGTACTACCGCGAGCTCCCCGGCGACTACTGGGAGCGCTGTGATCTCGGCCAGCCGGTGCCCATCGGGTATGCCACCTTCCTTCCGGTCGAGCCGCGACGCGCAGGTCTCACGCCGGAGCAACTCGCTGCCCTGCGCAGGAAGTGGGAAGAGGCCGTCGGTCACCTCAAGGAAGCGCTGACGCTCCAGACCGAGTACCCGCTTGCGATGGGCAACCTTGCCTACGCCTATCTGATCGCACCGGACGGTCCTCTGGCGGCCATCGCGAAGGAGACCATGGCGGCCGTGCCGCTGGAGCGCCATGCCGAGGACACTCGCTGGGCGATGGCAAACAACATGGCGCTGGCGCTGAAGCTGCTGGGCCAGCCGGACAAGGCTCTGGAGCTGCTCCGTCTGGCGCCGGAGTTGGTGTCCAGCGATGCGCCCGCAGCTCTGGCCAAGTCGCCCACTATCAACCTGGCCCTTCTGCTGGCCGGTCAGGGCACGGAGGCCGAGCGCCAACAGGCCGCCGGTGAACTCGAGACCGCACTACGTGAGCTCCCCTACCCGAGCGCACAGTGGCAGTACACCTACCCGCGCTATCTCTCCCTCTGCCGCAGCCTGGGGCGTGAGCCGAGACCCGAGAGCAAGCTCCTTGCGCCTCGGCCCAGGGAGGTCAGCGTCCACTTCCTCTGCCGCGAGGCGGCGCTGTACCTGGGCACGAGCTTGCAGGCAGTGGTGCGCCGACTGGGAAGTCCCGAAGCAGTCGTGCCCTTTGGCGGCAAGTCTGGACCGGCGGCTGCGGGAGCGTCTGCTCCGCTCGCGAGCTGGCGCTACCTGTCCGACGGTCTCGAGTTGACCTTCTTCCACCAGTCGCTGATCCGCGCCCGCCTCACGGGGAGCAGCACAGCGGTCGCCGTCGTCTCGGTCGATGGAGCCGAGACCGGTCGCCTGCGCCTCGGCGACCCGGTGGCGAGTCTGGACAAGCTCCTCCCGACCTTCGATGCCACGGTGCGTCTCGGCGACGGTCGCCCGTACCGCTACTACTCCGGCGCCCGTCTGGCGGTTCTAGTCGACGCCGGCAAGATCAAGGCTCTGGCCCTGACCCAGGGCCCAATCTCCTAG
- a CDS encoding GNAT family N-acetyltransferase: protein MQESLEIRQATVQDLPAIAEVFLAAFPESVEHYVGHPIGPQVMADVFAICLEAEPRALLVGTVEGVVSGYVFAPRRLSRVFRVAVFRGHIFRLLLRWLTFRYGIGLRPAVVAVRNWLALWHESRQPELHSDARIFSVAVRPDLQGQGLGGQLVAKAVEYLESLGAHLIRLEVRPGNEPAIRIYERVGFVQRGTTRDTQGEWLIMLRDLRTAGGAPSEETDHA from the coding sequence TTGCAGGAGTCCCTCGAGATCAGACAGGCCACCGTGCAGGACCTCCCGGCCATCGCAGAGGTCTTCCTGGCTGCTTTCCCCGAGAGCGTTGAGCACTACGTCGGCCACCCGATCGGGCCCCAGGTGATGGCCGATGTCTTCGCCATCTGCCTTGAGGCCGAGCCCAGGGCGCTCCTGGTCGGTACGGTCGAGGGTGTAGTCTCCGGCTACGTCTTTGCCCCACGGCGTCTCTCGCGCGTCTTCCGCGTGGCTGTGTTCCGTGGCCATATCTTCCGCCTGCTCCTCCGCTGGCTCACCTTCAGGTACGGGATCGGTCTTCGTCCCGCGGTGGTGGCCGTGAGGAACTGGCTGGCCCTGTGGCACGAGTCCCGACAGCCCGAACTGCACAGCGACGCCCGTATCTTCTCCGTCGCGGTACGTCCGGACCTTCAGGGCCAGGGGCTCGGCGGGCAACTGGTGGCGAAGGCCGTGGAATACCTGGAGAGCCTTGGCGCTCACCTGATCCGCCTGGAGGTGCGGCCGGGCAATGAGCCCGCGATCCGCATCTACGAGCGCGTGGGCTTCGTCCAGCGTGGCACCACAAGGGACACTCAGGGCGAATGGCTGATCATGTTGCGTGACCTCCGTACAGCCGGCGGCGCTCCCTCAGAGGAGACCGACCATGCCTAG